CGATGCCGGCGCCCATGGTGGCATTGCCCTGCGGGTCCAGGTCCACCAGCAGCACCCGGCGCTTGGTAGCCGCCAGCGACGCCGCAAGGTTGATCGCAGTGGTCGTCTTGCCGACGCCACCTTTCTGGTTGGTAATTGCGTAAATCTTGCCCATAGGAGGCTGTGTTCCTGTCTGTCCCGCCTGCAGCTGTGCGGCGGCCCCTGCCCCGGGGAATTCACCTGTCTCGCTCATGGCGAGCCGGTCAATCGGATGTCCAACAAATGTCTTTCGGCGTCCAGTCCCGGTACTACCAGGGGGTGACTGGCCTGCACGCGGGCCCTCGCGGGCAGCGCCTTGACCTCGTCTTCCGGGTAAGCCCCTTTCATCGCCAGCAAGCTTCCCCCATCGGCGACCAGGTGCTCTGTGCCGGCCACGAAATCGGCCAGCGATGCGAACGCACGGGAGATTACGTTAGCAAAGGGCCGGTCCGGGTGGTAGTCCGAATCCCGGCAATGCACCACTGTCACGTTCTTCAATCCCAGTTCCAGCACGGCCTGCTGACAGAAGCGCGTTTTCTTGATATTCGAGTCCAGCAGGGTAATTTCCCGCTCGGGCTGCAACATGGCCAGCGGAATGCCCGGCAGGCCGGCCCCGGTGCCGACATCGGCCAGCGACCCGGCCGGCAGCAATGGCGCCACCACCAGGCTGTCCAGCAGGTGCAGCGTGACCATCTCGCCAGCATCCCTGATCGCCGTCAGGTTGTAAGCCTTGTTCCACTTTTCCAGCAGGCCGATGTAGCGCTCCAGCCCGGCCTGCAAGGCCGGCTCGGTCAGCGCCAGCGCTGCCAGGCCTTCTTCAAGCTTCTGTTGCCACTCCATTGCCATCTCGAATGCTGTCAGCCGCCTCGAAAGGGCGGCAAGTATACCTGAGTAAATCTTGCTCAGGTGTAGGAATTCACTGGCAAATGCCGTCACGGCGAGGACAACGGGGAGCCCCGCCAGTACAGCGGGGCACGGCAGGGGTCGCGAGCGCCGATCAGGCGCCGGGATCGGGCGGCGGTACGACCCGCAGGACTTCCTCGGCCGTGGTCAGGCCGGCGGCAACCTTCTGCGCACCGCGCAGGCGAAGTGGGCGCATGCCCGCTTTCTGGGCCGTCTTGCGAACGGTCTCCAGCGGCGCATCGGCACCGATCAGCTCCTTCACCTCGGGCGTGACCTGCAGCATCT
The Gammaproteobacteria bacterium DNA segment above includes these coding regions:
- the rsmG gene encoding 16S rRNA (guanine(527)-N(7))-methyltransferase RsmG, coding for MAMEWQQKLEEGLAALALTEPALQAGLERYIGLLEKWNKAYNLTAIRDAGEMVTLHLLDSLVVAPLLPAGSLADVGTGAGLPGIPLAMLQPEREITLLDSNIKKTRFCQQAVLELGLKNVTVVHCRDSDYHPDRPFANVISRAFASLADFVAGTEHLVADGGSLLAMKGAYPEDEVKALPARARVQASHPLVVPGLDAERHLLDIRLTGSP